DNA from Prosthecochloris marina:
AATGAATCAAGCTTATCACTTACTTCCTTTCTAAGATCTTCAAGTTCCTGAAGACGACATTCTGCATCTTTTTTGCGCTCTTCGTAACCCGCAGAGATGCTTTCTGCAAGCTTGACCATGTCTGAAGAAATTTCCATGATATCTTAAATTTTTAATATTGGTATGATACCGGATTGAAAATCGAAACTCTCATACTTAAGCCGCTATATCCTCTAAAAATCCATCTCCTTAACTCAGCTGATCGACGTTTTGCTCCCCTAAGCGTTCCGCCTTGAACCCTTTTAACATATCAGCAACCTGTTTTTCACGTTCGCCCTGTTCCTTCTTTCTTTTTATTCGGGAATTGTCAAACTCTGCAAGCAAATTTTTTAAATCACGAACTCTTACTTCTCGTCCTTTTTTCAACAGTTTTCTTAAAGCATTCGCTATATGCTGTTGTGACTCATTGTATTCACTCAACTTTTCCTCAACATCTCTCTTCCGCTGTTCCCTTTCTTGAAACAACTCTTCGATAAAACGCCGAAATTGCCCGATAAGCTCATCATTTTTTCCTCCAAGATTGTCACGGAACACCCGCAACTCCTCTCGTAAAGCCGAAGCCGTCTCCCTTTGCTCATCAAAATATGATCGCAACATACTCCGTACCTCGGCCTCTCTTTTTTCCTGGGCATCGAAAATACGGCTCATCATATAATCAAAATCTTTTTTTCGGAGAGAGTCGTTGCTTGCTAACAAAGACTTTAACGTTATAACAATTTGCTCCCTCTCTTTTCGAGTAGTCGAGATTTCCTCTCCTAACTCGATAAATTGGCATGGTGCAGCAATAATTTGCTCAACAGTTCCAACGCTTTCTTCATAGACGGACAAAACCTCATCAACAGCTCCTCCAACCTCTTTTTGAAAAACCTTGATATCCATCACAAATAATTATTATACAGCTTAGCTGTAATGACAACACCCTACTAAAAAAGCCAACAATCGAGATTTCACTGGAAACTTATACCGGCTCTTTCAACCACAAGGATACGTTTGCAACAAAATCTCAACCCGAACTCGGGTCTTTACAATGCATTAAGCAGCACGAGCTGTCAGCCCGATAGCTTCAGCATATTTCAGGTATGTTTCTACAGAAGCAACAACGACTCTTGCTTCAACTGCAAGCAGCTCGATACCAACGAGTGATACCCTTGCCCATGCATCGATAACAATACCCTTGTCGAGAATACGGTCGACTACTTCAACGAGACTTGATGACCCCATGGTTTTTTCAACGGCCATAATTATATCTCCTTTTTAAGGTTATTATTGTTTTTCAAAAAAGCCCCCAGGCATATCGCCCAAGAGCACACTCATTCCATCTAATTTCGCATTCACAATTGATAACACTTCTTATATACCCAATCTGTAAATGAAATCGATCCAAACTGCTCTTACCTTGAACAAAAAAACTTAACAATAAATCAACATACTTACTGTACAAAACAGATATCACTGGACAAATCATCTATCCCTTGACATCCCAATAATACGATTCACTTATATAAAAAACAGTACAATTTCGTAATAAAGTAAAGCCATTCCCACACATTGAACTCCAACAACCACACAGTTGACCACCCTAGAGCTTTAACAAACAGCTAAGATCCTTATAAAAAATCTTTTACGCTCTTCCCAACAATTTTCATTTTCAAACATTACCCACCTGCTAATCAGCGAAAAATACTTACAACAAACAACATTTGTATTTTTTTTGATATACAGAACATATACACCCATAACAAACAACAGCAAAAAACACTTTGACATACAAGCAAAAACTTAAAACCTGTAACATATCTCAAAAATTTATCCTTATTTTCTATAAGAAACATAGGAAAGCTACTTCAAAAAATACACTTATTCTGCTCAAAGATACGCCAAAAAGACAGCGCCGCCCTATTTTCTGAAAACCGTGTTTGCATAATACAATGCAAAAAACTATCG
Protein-coding regions in this window:
- the gvpA gene encoding gas vesicle structural protein GvpA, whose amino-acid sequence is MAVEKTMGSSSLVEVVDRILDKGIVIDAWARVSLVGIELLAVEARVVVASVETYLKYAEAIGLTARAA